Proteins from a single region of Phycisphaeraceae bacterium D3-23:
- a CDS encoding type II secretion system protein, whose protein sequence is MPRHPRLRPRKHQGPLGRAFTLVEILIVVVILGILAAIVIPQFSTAAESSKESALKQDVFRFREQIELYKVHHNGDPPTLAGFIDQMTLASDKDGNTAAIGTAGYPYGPYLPGIPRNPFTDTIPIGDGAVGTSAWYYDETTGDIHANDSAEHRAW, encoded by the coding sequence ATGCCACGACACCCCCGCCTCCGACCCCGCAAACACCAAGGCCCCCTCGGCCGCGCGTTTACGCTGGTCGAGATCCTCATCGTGGTCGTGATCCTCGGGATCCTCGCCGCGATCGTCATCCCGCAGTTCTCCACCGCAGCAGAATCCTCCAAGGAGTCCGCGCTCAAGCAGGACGTCTTCCGCTTCCGCGAGCAGATCGAGCTCTACAAAGTCCACCACAACGGCGATCCGCCCACGCTCGCCGGCTTCATCGACCAGATGACCCTCGCCAGCGACAAGGACGGCAACACCGCCGCGATCGGCACGGCCGGCTACCCGTATGGCCCCTACCTGCCGGGCATCCCGCGCAACCCGTTCACCGACACCATCCCGATCGGAGACGGCGCGGTCGGCACCAGCGCGTGGTACTACGACGAAACTACCGGCGACATCCACGCCAACGACTCGGCCGAGCATCGGGCGTGGTAA
- a CDS encoding SpoIID/LytB domain-containing protein codes for MASHTRNLTAVAIALLLLLSTAGCKSSARHKSHGDAGAITGVDAATARRGLPVSALRGEPGVRVRIVRSATRVQVASTGQLTVGPSGAQPVASRARAFAGPLSVTHDRSGFVITDARGQSVRWGLSALRITSANGTVAVDGTRYPDAIALVAVVDQASQATGRIDAVNHVGMERYLPGVLSRELYASWDERAYRAQAIAARSYAIWEMNLPRRRASHFDLEAGQASQAYLGLDASDKARSAVQATRGQVLVFDNRVLPAFYSSCSGGTGQDAIGVFPEKVDDLAPLRGREHGGWGQQSTKFRWGPVTYPNARLMAAMVRWGTANDHPIRGMTGGVSAIQPIAHNRVGRPTRFAVTDSNNRRYELHAEQLRQAANFAVPGDPEGAEYKLYSSHVEVQIANGTVTFTGRGYGHGVGMCQWGAQGMAQRGYDPIAILNFYYPGAVVYRAY; via the coding sequence ATGGCAAGCCACACACGCAATCTAACCGCCGTCGCGATCGCCCTGCTGCTGCTTTTGAGTACGGCGGGCTGCAAGTCGTCGGCGCGCCACAAATCGCACGGCGATGCCGGCGCGATCACCGGCGTCGATGCCGCGACGGCGCGGCGCGGATTGCCCGTGTCGGCACTGCGCGGGGAGCCGGGTGTGCGGGTACGGATCGTGCGCAGCGCCACACGGGTGCAGGTCGCCTCGACGGGCCAGCTCACGGTCGGCCCCTCGGGCGCACAGCCCGTCGCGTCCAGGGCCCGCGCGTTTGCGGGGCCCTTGTCCGTCACCCACGACCGCAGCGGGTTTGTCATCACCGACGCGCGCGGCCAGTCCGTGCGTTGGGGGCTCTCGGCGCTACGCATCACCTCCGCGAACGGCACGGTCGCGGTCGACGGCACGCGGTACCCCGATGCGATCGCGCTCGTGGCGGTGGTGGATCAAGCGAGCCAGGCGACGGGGCGTATCGATGCCGTGAACCACGTGGGGATGGAGCGGTACTTGCCGGGCGTGTTGTCGCGCGAGCTGTATGCGAGTTGGGACGAAAGGGCGTATCGGGCGCAGGCGATCGCCGCGCGGAGCTACGCGATCTGGGAGATGAACCTGCCGCGCCGGCGGGCGAGCCACTTTGACCTGGAGGCCGGCCAGGCGAGCCAGGCGTACCTCGGGCTGGACGCGAGCGACAAGGCGCGGTCGGCGGTGCAGGCGACACGTGGGCAGGTGCTGGTGTTTGATAACCGCGTGCTGCCGGCGTTCTATTCGAGCTGCTCGGGCGGGACGGGGCAGGACGCGATCGGTGTGTTTCCCGAGAAGGTCGATGACCTCGCCCCCCTGCGCGGCCGAGAGCACGGCGGGTGGGGCCAGCAGTCGACCAAGTTCCGCTGGGGCCCGGTGACCTACCCCAACGCCCGGCTGATGGCCGCGATGGTGCGCTGGGGCACCGCCAACGACCACCCGATCCGGGGTATGACGGGCGGCGTGAGCGCGATCCAGCCGATCGCGCACAACCGCGTCGGTCGGCCAACACGCTTCGCCGTGACGGATAGCAACAACCGGCGCTACGAGCTGCACGCCGAGCAATTGCGCCAGGCCGCGAACTTCGCCGTGCCCGGCGACCCGGAAGGGGCCGAGTACAAGCTGTACTCCAGCCACGTCGAGGTCCAGATCGCCAACGGCACCGTCACCTTCACCGGCCGCGGCTACGGCCACGGCGTGGGCATGTGCCAGTGGGGTGCGCAGGGCATGGCCCAGCGCGGCTACGACCCGATCGCCATCCTCAACTTCTACTACCCCGGCGCGGTGGTGTACAGGGCGTATTGA
- a CDS encoding TIGR00730 family Rossman fold protein, translated as MKDNNKTYDEDMQREIALSRETWRLFRILSEFVEGFDVMSGVGAGITVFGSARTKPGEKYYEEAVACGRKICDKHYAVITGGGPGIMEAANKGAHECGGHSVGLNIDLPFEQVPNPYQTHKLDFRYFFVRKVMFLKYSCGFIIFPGGFGTLDECFETLTLIQTMKIHPFPMVLIGHDFWDGLVDWMKEKLVGEFETVSPKDLELFTVTDDVDEAIKIIDDYFEPTKWKTQVRPAMPGPTLETAHLEKELEREKKG; from the coding sequence ATGAAGGACAACAACAAAACCTACGACGAAGACATGCAACGCGAGATCGCGCTCTCCCGCGAGACTTGGCGGCTCTTCCGCATCCTCTCCGAGTTCGTCGAGGGCTTCGACGTCATGTCCGGCGTCGGCGCAGGCATCACCGTCTTCGGCTCGGCACGCACCAAGCCCGGCGAGAAGTACTACGAAGAAGCCGTCGCGTGCGGCAGGAAAATATGCGACAAGCACTACGCCGTCATCACCGGCGGGGGCCCGGGCATCATGGAGGCCGCCAACAAGGGCGCACACGAATGCGGCGGCCACAGCGTCGGGCTCAACATCGACCTCCCCTTCGAGCAGGTCCCCAACCCCTACCAGACCCACAAGCTCGACTTCCGCTACTTCTTCGTCCGCAAGGTCATGTTCCTCAAATACTCCTGCGGGTTCATCATCTTCCCCGGCGGGTTCGGAACGCTGGACGAGTGCTTCGAGACACTCACCCTCATCCAGACCATGAAGATCCACCCGTTCCCCATGGTCCTTATCGGCCACGACTTCTGGGACGGGCTGGTCGACTGGATGAAAGAAAAACTCGTCGGCGAGTTCGAGACCGTGAGCCCCAAGGACCTCGAACTCTTCACCGTCACCGACGATGTCGACGAAGCCATCAAGATCATCGACGACTACTTCGAGCCCACCAAATGGAAGACCCAGGTCCGCCCCGCGATGCCCGGCCCAACGCTGGAGACGGCGCATTTGGAGAAGGAGTTGGAGCGGGAGAAGAAGGGGTAA
- the rplT gene encoding 50S ribosomal protein L20, with translation MPRARKGAARRQSKVRWFKKAKGNRGARRTQWRRVKEAVVRGGVYQYEHRRLVKRDYRRLWITRISAACKMRGMNYSRFINGLKLASIDLNRKMLSEIAIHDPEAFDAIADQAKQALEANNKQAA, from the coding sequence ATGCCTCGTGCACGCAAAGGCGCCGCCCGGCGTCAGTCCAAAGTCCGTTGGTTCAAGAAGGCCAAGGGCAACCGCGGCGCCCGCCGCACCCAGTGGCGTCGCGTCAAGGAAGCCGTCGTCCGCGGCGGCGTCTACCAGTACGAGCACCGCCGACTGGTCAAGCGCGACTACCGCCGGCTCTGGATCACGCGCATCAGCGCCGCCTGCAAGATGCGCGGCATGAACTACAGCCGATTCATCAACGGGCTCAAGCTCGCCAGCATCGACCTCAACCGCAAGATGCTCAGCGAGATCGCGATCCACGACCCCGAGGCGTTCGACGCCATCGCCGACCAGGCGAAGCAGGCCCTCGAAGCGAATAACAAGCAGGCCGCTTGA
- the rpmI gene encoding 50S ribosomal protein L35: MPKLKTHKGLAKRVKVTANGKVKAGKRGRRHRNSHMSGDTMRSLNQKKLIHKHKLRQLERIMGTRLHIAEDKTAKED; this comes from the coding sequence ATGCCGAAGCTCAAGACCCACAAAGGCCTCGCCAAGCGCGTCAAAGTCACCGCCAACGGCAAGGTCAAGGCCGGCAAGCGCGGCCGACGTCACCGCAACAGCCACATGTCCGGCGACACGATGCGCTCGCTCAACCAGAAGAAGCTCATCCACAAGCACAAGCTGCGCCAACTCGAGCGCATCATGGGCACCCGCCTGCACATCGCGGAAGACAAGACCGCGAAGGAAGATTGA